Genomic segment of Apostichopus japonicus isolate 1M-3 chromosome 8, ASM3797524v1, whole genome shotgun sequence:
CCCTCTAGCATTAACATTCCCAGGCacctatcattttttttttcactcacCATTAGAAATACCTCTTTAAGAATATTCCCAAACAAAAATTCCACTTTTTTCCTTTATCTTTTGCTCAGGTCAACTACTAACTCTCCATGTTCTAAAAGTTTTACTTATGATTCTACCATCCATTGCTCCTTGCTTTTCTTCTTAGATTCTAATATTTTTGTTAGGTCATTGCATTTTTATGGCACACCCTGGTTTTTGTTTGATGTCTTAATCTGTAATATCACTACTCGTTAGACACAATATCAACTGCATGCTTACATGAGAATAACACtgtacaaataataacaaagaaTGGCAGTGGTGGTTACTCCATCTTCCACTGCAAGACGGACATGTCCCGGCCCCCGGTGGAGATCAGAGTGTGATCGTCAGGAAAGAAATCCACACATGTCACGTGACTGCTGTGTCCTGGATAAGCATTGCACTCCGTCTAAATGGAAGAAAACAGAACTATGCGTGAGAACAGGCACacatcacacacacaaaacaacaatattCATATCGGTAGACAACATCTAACATTGATCCTgacaaagaaaagtaaaatatccCGGGATTCAGCAGAATTGCAAATAGTTGTCACCTTGGAAACCATAAGGGTGACAACTGTGTCACTTGATACAATATTGGTGCCCCTGCCATCATCAGTCAAATGTTTGTAGATTGCTATTTGAAGGCACATCTACAGGATGTGCAGTGTGTAATAGGATGTGCAATGGGATGTGCAATGTGCAATATATGACTAGATGCGTCAATGGCTAACTCTTTGGGTTCTTCTACATTCCAGTCTGCGATAGTGGTGACTACATCcaaattgatttcattttaCATCGACTTGTGATCATAAACAAATATCCGTTGTTTTGACTGGGATGTTGTAAGTTTACACCTACCTTGGGATGCGACGCTGGACTCTTAAAAAGTTTCACTTTTCCAAAGTCATCCCCGGTGGCAATGATAGATCCATCATGTGATCTTGCAACTGTGTTGACATCGGTACCATCACTACCCTCGGGCCAGATTCCTGTCAAGAGCAGAAGAAACCAAACATTTTAAAGTAGAGTTCACTGATCTGGCTGACTGAGAATGATACTCAACCATTAATGCAGAAGCAAACACAACCACCACTCTAGACACACATCATGACAGCAATACATAACTcctccaaaaagaaagaaaccacaGGTGTTTTACTGATGACATATTTAAACTTGCTCAAGTCTACAGACTTTGATATCTTGATACAACAAGACTTTTCTATGCTGTGTTTTGGATTTATCCATCACAAGAGTCTTTATCTCACAGGACAAAGATGATGGTTGCTCTTGCTTCTACTTTCACAGATGTATAATTTTGCTATAAATCAGAGTGACTCTTACGACCACTGATAGGTCCAAGCCCTGATAAACAAAACATCAGTCATGTCATCTTAATGATGCATGCACCCACTTATggaaattaataattatttattaagcTTCATGTGATATGTACCTGATCCATGTAaaagtaagagaattattaaaGTGAAAGGGAGTGGAGAGTTGCAGGCAACTATTCCTTGCCACCTTTGATAGGTTTACTTTTCATTAAAAACTCATCTGAATTTCATCTGAGTATCATCTTTGAAATTATATTCAGTCTCTTACATATGACAAGTTATATGCTACCTCGTTGTCTCTTACCTATGACAGGGTATCCTAGCACACAGGTATGTGTTACCTCACTGTCTCTTACCTATGACAGGGTATCTtagcacacacatatatattacctCACTGTTTCTTACCTATGACAGGGTATCCTAGCACACAGGTATGTGTTACCTCACTGTCTCTTACCTATGACAGGGTATCCTAGCACACAGGTATATGTTACCTCACTGTCTCTTACATATGACAGGGTATCCtagcacacatatatattacctCACTGTCTCTTACCTATGACAGGGTATACTAGCACACAGGTATATGTTATCTCACTGTCTCTTACCTATGACTGGGTATCCtagcacacatatatattacctCACTGTCTCTTACCTATGACCGGGTATCCtagcacacatatatattacctCACTGTCTCTTACCTATGACAACGTATACTAGCACACAGGTATATGTTATCTCACTGTCTCTTACCTATGACTGGGTATCCtagcacacatatatattacctCACTGTCTCTTACCTATGACAACGTATACTAGCACACAGGTATATGTTATCTAACTGTCTCTTACCTATGACTGGGTATCCTAGCACACATACATATTACCTCACTGTCTCTTACCTATGACTGGGTATCCtagcacacacatatatattacctCACTGCCTCTTACCTATGACTGGGTATCCtagcacacatatatattacctCACTGTCTCTTACCTATGACAGGGTATCCTAGCACACAGGTATATGTTACCTCACTGTCTCTTACCTATGACTGGGTATCCtagcacacacatatatattacctCACTGTCTCTTACCTATGACTGGGTATCCTAGCACACAGGTATATGTTACCATACTGTCTCTTACCTATGACAGGGTATACTAGCACACAGGTATATGTTACCTCACTGTCTCTTACCTATGACAGGGTATACTAGCACACAGGTATATGTTACCTCACTGTCTCTTACCTATGACTGGGTATCCtagcacacacatatatattacctCACTGTCTCTTACCTATGACTGGGTATCCtagcacacatatatattacctCACTGTCTCTTACCTATGACAGGGTATCTtagcacacacatatatattacctCACTGTCTCTTACCTATGACTGGGTATCCtagcacacatatatattacctCACTGTCTCTTACCTATGACAGGGTATACTAGCACACAGGTATATGTTATCTCACTGTCTCTTACCTATGACTGGGTATCCtagcacacatatatattacctCACTGTCTCTTACCTATGACAGGGTATACTAGCACACAGGTATATGTTACCTCACTGTCTCTTACCTATGACTAGGTATCTtagcacacatatatattacctCACTGTCTCTTACCTATTACAGGGTATACTAGCACACAGGTATATGTTACCTCACTGTCTCTTACCTATGACAGGGTATACTAGCACACAGGTATATGTTACCTCACTGTCTCTTACCTATGACTGGGTATCCtagcacacatatatattacctCACTGTCTCTTACCTATGACAGGGTATACtagcacacacatatatatattacctcaCTGTCTCTTACCTATGACAGGGTATCTtagcacacacatatatattacctCACTGTCTCTTACCTATGACAGGGTATACTAGCACACAGGTATATGTTACCTCACTGTCTCTTACCTATGACTGGGTATCCtagcacacacatatatattacctCACTGTCTCTTACCTATGACAGGGTATCCTAGCACACAGGTCTATGTTACCTCACTGTGTCTTACCTATGACTGGGTATCCtagcacacatatatattacctCACTGTCTCTTACCTATGACAGGGTATCCTAGCACACAAGTATAAGTCTGCCACTCTGTATCTCTCAAATCTTTGCCGTTGACATTTTGTTTACAGGTCTCTGTATCCCAGAAGAGCATTTCATAATCGCCTGAGTTTGATTGGAGTAGTTTGCCGTCAGCAGACCAATCGATGTGGGTGACAAAACTGGAATGACCCTGAAATAGtttgacaaacaaaataaagtgAAAGCTGCCATTGGATCTATATGATAatggtatgtaatatatatcatTGTGTAAAGATTAAGCAAATTATAATTTGAGCAATTAAAATATGCTGATGTTCACATGTAATAAAAAGTTTTACTTTAGAGTGTTTGCAACCATCTACAAATTGCTGCTCTATACCCTTGCCTTGATATATCAGTCTTACATGCAAAACTTTCTCtttcaaaagtaaaatacaGACACTTACAGAACATTTTCCAACTTTAGTGTATTTCCTTCCTTCTTCTTCAACAGCATAAATGTAAATGAAGTTATCGTGAGACGCAACTGCAAGATGGCTGCCATCTAAGAACGAGAAAGAGATTCATATTAAACTTTACATTGGTAATCTTCAATTTATGTGGCTAGCAGACAACAGCTGTCAGTTAATAAGAAGAAGTAATTCTGCTGATGACAATTAACTTATACACCATATTGAATAGACTCAAGGTTCCAAATAGTACATCTGATCTTTGTCTGCTGTTAGTTAAATATTTATTCTTGAACATCTCTGGCAGCAGACAGTACTCATCAAACAAGGGTATATATGGAAATTTTACTCATTGTATTTCACTGGGAGCAACCGAGACTACAAGCACAATGAAAGTGTCAGGGACTGTTTGCAAAACTAGGTAAAAGTCACTGTAGAAGGCCTGGACTACTGTATAGGATCTAATATGGAGATGGTTCACTATGCCAACATCTGTGGTCATCTCTGGTGACAACATTCAGTCTGGTACATCTAATTTATTAACCTTTACATTCATCATACTTGATGTTCATATTTCCTTTGACTGTTTATAAATGTTAGTAATAGCATATAAAGTTGGCATTGAATTCTGTGACATGATTTTTCTTCCCAGCAAAGTTGAAAGAAACAACAGAAACAAAACCAAAGGTAACGGAATTGATTTCTGGAAGCATTGGACAAAATGACCGCCCCCAGAAAGAAATGCCTCTGAGCTTATATCTGTTGCAAACatttgggggggagggaggggcagagggagggggagggagagggagaggaggagATGAGGAGCGGAAGGAGAGGGGGCAGTATTAAGAGAAGGCATTCCAATTGTAATGGTCTGTTTATCTCTTGTTTACCTGGAGAGTATCGAATGATATCATGCTGTTCATTGCCATCTGTGTGGACTGTCACTAAGTCGTGAGTATCTGCATCTAGGACCATCCATCTACCAGTCTGTAGACCGACAGCGATGAAATTACCAGAAGGATGGAACCCTACGGACTGGATAGGATCCTGAAAGGCAACATGACAGAAACATCTTAAGAAAGGAGCCGAGTGGAAACCATGGGGAGGGTTCAAATAGCGATATTTAATATGGAATGATGAATAACTCTGACGATCTTGTCTAGATGACGACGTGAACATCAGATATAACCAAAGGGTACTACTGATCACTAAGAATTggtaggaggagggggggggggtaacctTATTAGAATTGAAATTTAAAGATCCAAGAGTAATAGATCTTCTACTGAGATAAATCAAATGCCAGTGATCATGAGTAAAGGTAGAAAGTATGGGTGGGGAGAGTGAGGGAGAGGTACATACAATCATGTGAACAAACGTAAAGCATACTAAACAAAACATGGAAGTATGGGTGAGGGAGAGGTACATACAATCATGTGAAGAAATGTAAAGCatactgataaaaacatgttcacttaattattatcattaaccAACAAACAAAACTATAAGATTAAACCTTTCCTTTGGAAAGCTTAGGTTTGAGACCGACAATGATACACTGTGACTGACCTCCAGTGTTTTTGACCAGAGTGGCTTGTGAGACTCCATGTCCCAGACAACCAGTCGTTTGTCGTGAGCACCAGTAGCAAACATTCCTAGGTTAGGGTTGATACCTAGACCCCACAGTTCATCAGTATGACCCTGAAAGACAATAACAGAAATCGGTGAATGTGTGTTACTATCGATAAACAGAGAGTCTTGTTAAAGCTTGGACCAGAACTTGAACTTGACAGTGCTTACAGGACAGCGGCAATATTAACTACCGTATCTATCTAATCTGCCTCCCTGATAGTAATATGACATACTGGGCcaatatacaatattattgGCTATTACATGCAATCAACAACTCATATACATGAATACTTCAAACAAGAAGATTACTGACATAAAGTTATTTATAGTATGGTAGGATACAGGACTAGGCTCAAGCAGCAACAAATAGAAAAAGGTTTGCATAACttgttgttttcatatttaagaCTTTGTCAAATAACTTATAAACAAAGTACAAGTGCATCATCTTCCTGGATTAGTATCAATAGAAAGAGAGAGTGTTAACTGTTCCCAGAGTAAGTGCTTGTTTATATAAAAGCATAACAACTACTGAACACATTATTAGTGACTAGTAGcaatataagaagaaaaaaacaattgaaactgCATGACATCAAGAAACTACTACTTTTTATAAGATATGGATATAGCAAATAGTACAGCAAAtggtaaataaatattaacatgaaAAAAGAACATAATATTACTGCCTTACTTGCACAACTGTTTCAAACTCGCCACCAATCTCTCCTTTAAGAATAGCATTGCGGGTGGTACCAACAAAGATCAATGACTCGTTAGCTTGACAGAGTGCCCTCACTGGTCCAGTTTCATCCGGTAGCTGGATTGAACAAATAAGTATTAATTACGTTAAACGTTTACACTAGTAGGAGTCATTAACAGTAGCAGACAAAATAGAGAATAAAGATTTAAGATATGCAGGGTTGTGTGCAAATCAAATTACAGTATTACACATTAgcatatataacatatacagAAGGAGTTTCATTCAAAGTATATATCATTACAAAGAACATGTCAATGGTATAACTTTCCACTAAGAGGAAACTGTTTGTGTTTTCAATAGGTCACACGAATGTAAGCAATCACAGACTATTGAACAAACAAACGATTAAGTCctgaacatatttattacaTCTTCCTCTGTCGACTATAAGCTGATTTAACTGATTATAATTCAAAGCTTTCCATAAACTACTTAATTTGATCAATGGGAAGCTAGAATAACCTAAACCCCACATATCAATCATGTCAATGATTCATATCAGTTTCAATTATCAAAGATCACAATACTGATAGTAAAGATTGAAGACTAAGCTATTTCTTGAAGGACTCTACTTTTACTCACATCAGCGGTTCCTTGGTTTTCAAAAGATGAGTTCCATGAGTGGATCTTTTTATCTTTGCCACCTCCTGAGAGGAACCCTCCATCAGACAGATTAATGATAGAGAAGATTGGCCCTTCATGAGCTCCTGGAACTGCTTGGCGGATCCGGGTCCCACCTGTCGACAAATTGCCAATCAATGAGCAatgtataaaattaataattattatagtcTGCCCGATGACAAACATTAAACAGGCAGTTATGGAATACCAAGCTaccataaataaatattgaacttATGGGGATATGTGATGACATGGGCATCCTTTAATGTTGGCTGTATGCTACACATGGTAAACAGCTCTATATATCTATTACAGCCTGTACTGTGGGTTGCGATAACTGTATCACTGCAGACTTGATTAAGTCTTCTGTCATTATTAACAAATGCAGAATTTACTATATACTGATGTCATGAAATACAAGAAATGTAGAAAATAGACAAATGAGTTGAGGATGAAAGCACAGGAATGTTTTGAGAAGAGAAATAGAAGAACTATAACATCAATCATTAAACTTTCAGAGAggttttcaatttaatttaaacaattcattatacaacaaagaaaggaaattatGGAATGATTTAGAAGCACCAAATTTTAAAGTACATAGAGAACACAGGCAACAATGATGAAAATGATCtaggagaaataaaaaaataactgaaATGCCAGGAGTGATCAACAGAAGAACAACAAAATGAGATACTTCTGTCATTACATTGACTGAATCGAACGGTCTACATACCTTTACCCCAGATGAAGATGTTACCGTTGGAATCACCAGTAATAACATCACCCTCTGCTGAGAATGTCATACAGAGGACAAACTTCGGCTTATCGTGTTTCTACGCAAAAAGAGAATGAAGGACATCCAAAGTTACCATGAAATTCACTACCGACAAATAATtcaaaaaaatacaaaggaaTGTTGGAAACATGTTGTGGTAATCTGGGGTCAGTATACAATATCTGTACTCCTCTGCTGACATGAACCAATAACTTGAACCGACACTCGGCACTGAACTCAACGTTAATAATCTCTCTCAATGAACAGATGTGAAGTTAGCTTTATGGATTGATCTTTTGTGGATCAGTCTAAATATCATCATCAGTGTGAATGAATGGAGGGATTATCTGAACTTTACACAATAACCAACCACGACTCACTCTCTGcataaattaaagatatcaaacaAGGTTATCTTATTTGACACAGATTGCTAGCCAACCATAAAATGATAAATGGGTCTGTAAATTGTGGGATTAAGTGACACAGTCACTGGTTGGGCACACTTATCAGAGCTCAGAGTGGTAGTAGATAAATGAAACACAATCATGGAAAAAGGTTGAATATTGCTAACCATTTGTAAGGGTAGGATTAAATGCTCTTAATATGAGAGCAGCAATCAAAGGGACAATATAGTGATGACCCTTGTCTTACTGGTATCTCAGTTTGATACCAGAAAGTATTGGTCAGTCTGTGTCAGTCTGATCTCAAGGGTCCATACAATGTTATGAAAAACATGCAGATAATATGCTCCAATGCTGTGGAAGGAGTGTGTCAGATGTTATGTAAGCCTCTTTAAACATGTGGTCATTTTAGCAGCATTAGGTGAGtagggtatggggggggggggaggtcacTATAACATTGCATATATCTTATTTATTACTACCTTCTGATACATACAGGATAGATTAAGGTTCTCTTACAACTAACTTGGAGGCCTTGGGAGGAAGAAAAGTAACTGAATGTAAACCCATTCACTCCATTTATAACATTACGGTGATGGCTGTCTCTAATTACATGAACAATATCTCGCTACAAAGTGTCAAACGACACAAACTGGCTACTAAAGTGAGCATTTGTTTGTTACCAACTACAGTCAGAAAGCAGAACAGTGTCTTCCTTACCTCAAAAATACCAGACTTCCTGACCAGTTTCCCAGTGGAATAATTCCAAAAGTGTATATGTCCCTTGCCAAGACTGATCAATTGATTCTCCAGTTGAGGTGGGAACTCTACCTGCACGACAGGGTCTTGAGAGCTCTAAAGATGCCGGAGATACAAAAGAAGATAATCAAATACAAAGTTACACCTTAATCTTAAGATTtattggaatagtctgccttaCATCATCAACCCATTGTTATCTAAAAACTCATGAAAACTGTCATACTTTATTAGAAGTCATATACTCATGTTTGTTACCAAAATGCAAAATCGCAcctgacatgaatatttatgagtgacTCACTTATCTGTCTCTTGAGATTtattggaatagtctgccttaCATCATCAACCCATTGTGTTCTAAAAACTCATGAAAACTGTCATACTTTATTAGAAGTCATATACTCATGTTTGTTACCAAAATGCAAAATCGCAcctgacatgaatatttatgagtgacTCACTTATCTGTCTCTTGAGATTtattggaatagtctgccttaCATCATCAACCCATTGTTATCTAAAACCTCATGTAAACTTTCATACGACATTAGAAGTCATATACTCACGTTTGTTACCAAAATGCAAAATCGCAcctgacatgaatatttatgagtgacTCACTTGTCTGTCTCCACAGAACAACTGCACTCTAGTTTCTACAATACCAAGAACTATCTGTTATTAAACCTTGCCCACCCTTAACATATTGACAGGCAACCTCTAATCTACTGCTCTTCTCATTCCACCAACAGTGTCTACCATTTGCTTTCACAAACTTTGCATCTACTAATACAAAACTTGccttaatattaataattgttCCTTTTAATACAAATTTTGACCGACAGAAACATTAATATTCTTGTTATTGTAGTATGTGTGAAAAGATTATGTTAAGGTGTCCCAATCTCACCTCCCAAATTGCTCTTGGGTAGTTGTGATTCCATACATGCTAGTATATCCTTAGTTTTAGGGCATTTcaatacatgtacatgtaactATTACAATTAGTACATGTAGGATAGTGATAGGGACTGCAGAAAACTCTGCCAGGACGAGACGTTTCCTTTCTCTCTTATCGTTTTTTCCATTTAAGTCTATTGAGAATTTACTTCGATGCTTTAACTTTCGGAGGATATATCTATAGACTACTTTGGTATGACATGAACCACTGTCAACAGAGCAATAATAAATTGATAGATTCTCCTTACTTGGACAAAAACTGATAGATGATGTGAAATTGAGCCTGGATTAAAACCTACCCAGAATGCACAGCAATGTTCAAGGACTAATGGGCCTTTGCGAGACCCTACAAAGACAATTAGCCTCAGACTCCTCATTCTCTCTACAAGATGTAACAATGAGCTATAAACTGACATTATCTTGATGTAAAGTGagatatgagaaataaaatggCTACCTTTGTCTCACAGAGTTTCTTTTCCTTAGCCCAGTCCCAGACTGAGAGAACATGTTCATTTGAATCATCTATGGCTCCCAGATGGCCGCCTCCATCCTGAAAgcaagaaaatgaaattaaacaaagcaGCAAAATGTTACCTCAGCTGACAGCTTGTCAAATCATATGATGTGTACTGTAAACAGCTTCTGGCAGTTATGAGATGATGACTTTTCCACATTTAAGAAACTTATCTTGAGCCCTCACCCTTAATGCCAAGGAACTTTGCACTTACTCTGAACTTCAGAGAAAAAAATCCCAATTTGACAATTAACTGAGGTTCAACAAACTGAAGACATATTTCAACATCAAATGTTATAGTCAATTATTATTGACTATTACAGACAATAGAAATCCTAAAAAATACTTCAGACGTCAATGGCAGGTACAAGCATTATAAATAATCAATTTTACTTCCAACACTATTGCAGTAATATTCAAAGAGCGAAGTACCTATAGATGCATTCTTCAAGGAAATTACTCCAAAACCTAAGccacaatacaatataatatcacaatatatatatcaaataaataCTCACATGTTTAGAAAATCCAATACAGCACACAGCTCTATCAAAGACACCCAAACCAATGACATGAAGGGTGTTGAGGGAGACAGAGTTCCAGATACGAACATGAGGCTGCAATCAGAGGATGTGAGGACATTGATTAATACATCCATGGATACATTTCATGAATTCTACTCAGAACAAGACATATCTATTACCAGCAACCATTTCAATATGACTTCACATTCTAACACCAGATACTTTCAACAGGATTTCCTGTATTAAATGTCAAACATTTCTCTAGTATTTCACATTCTTACTCCAGACAATCTATGGGACTTTGCATCCTATTACCAGCAACCATTTCAATAGGACTTCACATTCTAACACCAGATACTTTCAACAGGATTTCCTGTATTAAATGTCAAACATTTCTCTAGCATTTCACATTCTTACTCCAGACATTCTATGGGACTTTGCATCCTATTACCAGCAACCATTTCAATAGGACTTCACATTCTAACACCAGATATTTTCAACAGGATTTCCtgtattaaatgtcaaaaatttcTCTAGTATTTCACATTCTTACTCCAGACATTCTATGGGACTTTGCATCATATTACCAGCAACCATTTCAATAGGACTTCACATTCTAACACCAGATATTTTCTGCAGGATTTCACATCCTAAATGTCAATCATTTCTGTAGTATTTCACATTCTTACTCCAGACTTCTACAGGACTATTACCAGCAACCATTTTGACAGGACTTCACATTCTAACACCAAATATTTTCTACAGGATTTCACATTCTAACTTAAGACATTTCTACAAGACTTTCCATTCTAACATCAGACATTTTAAAAAGATTTCATGACCGCTTTCATTAACCATCACCTCCTATGATTATTTTAAACACATGGTCCTGTAAAAGACAGAATCTGTCATGGCACTTATTTCATTACTTGTGGTCAATAAATTCATCATTCCTTCCTGTTATAAATCCATATGCCTTGACCGTATTCCATACAGATGCATGTAGtgatatacatatactgtatggagGTACATATTATCAAGCAGTTTGTACCAAGGATGTTCAAGAATTGTCGACAAGTTAGCCACTACCACTTGTGAAATCATTTACAGAACATTGACTTTCTCCACCATTCTTTACATTATCATTAATAATGAATCACCACTGTCCTTCAATTTAGTTCAATATCACCAGTTCATCTTGAAAACTATTTAAAGATTCCCATTCCCAACCATTGAATAATGTACTTAATATGGAAGGACAGGTCTAGGTTACTTTTAGATGTCAATCATTTGTAAACTAGAAGACATTTAATTCGTCATTGATGTATTCTAGTAAGATGGATGCTTtctgtaaattaatttactttgtaAAAAGCAGATATCATTTAAATCTTTATTTCAGACATCAATGATGTCATGTAGGCCTGCCACTctgtaaaatatgtttgtaaACAAGCTATATATACAAGCAATCCCTATCAAACTCAAATGACCCAATTagttataccagggagttgttatggaatgtAAATTTACAGTCTTTTTCAATGCTTACCATGCCCTCCTCTGGATCATGTCCAGCCACCTGGccagttgctatggtaacattaTCAGGGTGAATGGCAATActgtaaagagagaaaaaataatgtcATCCCTAAATACAGCAGAAATGGATGCAAAACTGCAGAGAAAagaattatatttctttattgttCAATAGTGGAAAATATGCTCAGTGCAGAAATGTATCAGCTGGTTATGTTCCCATGGTAACCTATCCTGTCAAGCAGATACACTTGAACACAAATATATTGTCATAttagtgtcacatacatgaacAAAACCCATGAGTTTACCCTGGCCTAGCCTACTTAGCATGTAGGAATCTGGGTGGACACTAAGGACCACTAATATACCAATGAAGTCCATATCATTTGCATGGAAATATGAAATTAGTTAAGTGTCTGGTTTCAGGTAGGCTTAGTAGTGTAAGTTTAGCTAAGAATACTACTTGATGCTTTAATCCTAGTATCGTAAATAttaatcaatttcaaatttccatttcaaaattgaaaatattgaacaTTGAAGATCTATCATCCATGAGGAAGCAATTGCCAGTGAAAGATACCTTTCTTTGTCACACACAGAAAAGACCTGATTGGATCTGATCACAGACTATCACAGCTTTATTTATGATAGGGACATCTTCCTCACAAAACTAATGTGTATGAAACAGATGTCCAATATACTCTTCCATCACATTGAAAGTTTGCTTTAAACCATCAATGATTGATGAGGCATAATACCTTTTAACGTCATCATTGTGACCCAAATAGTGCCTCTGTACACCCTCCTCTACGTTATGGAGGACCACCACGGCAGCCATGAAGTAGACCACTTCTCCAGATGGCAGCTGGTGTAAATTAAAACGAGAGTCCTTCCCTCTGTAGCCATAGCTGATTAATTTGTAGTTAAGGAAAAACTAGAAGAGTGATAGAAAGAGTAACATCATTAAAGACTACGATGACTGCATaaccctacccctccccccccctccatactTGCTCCACATGGCCCTTCTCAAGAGACAACCCATGACTTAAGGAGAAAGAATGTAATTCCATTCATTCAATGCTCAGAAACAAGTATTCTTTAACCATAGTATTATGAATGATCCCTGGTCCCAAAAATAATGTTCTAACTGAAATGCCAACATACATAGACTGCTATTTCAGTACCAAATATAATGAAAGGATAC
This window contains:
- the LOC139972052 gene encoding 77 kDa echinoderm microtubule-associated protein-like isoform X5, with translation MNAYNYLDDLLHNGLDDSLEDEKLTTAGNLEKSTNNNMASSNNSGFYSGGLDDLILKNFDDKDYNLDLSRRVSVLEKRVQDQEDYIVCLKSTMADALRKIAELERMGNSPKGSTQHHGPFRATREVPGFFSTPLPSKPPVPSDSTRSRQKISPTTPETKRRTSSFNNSPQSGDKLGRKWGSTEHEICSIGVKEPQFDPDENSVRLFLRGRPVTSYIPSSVENYNVKVKGAAPSKTLALDWVYGYRGKDSRFNLHQLPSGEVVYFMAAVVVLHNVEEGVQRHYLGHNDDVKSIAIHPDNVTIATGQVAGHDPEEGMPHVRIWNSVSLNTLHVIGLGVFDRAVCCIGFSKHDGGGHLGAIDDSNEHVLSVWDWAKEKKLCETKSSQDPVVQVEFPPQLENQLISLGKGHIHFWNYSTGKLVRKSGIFEKHDKPKFVLCMTFSAEGDVITGDSNGNIFIWGKGGTRIRQAVPGAHEGPIFSIINLSDGGFLSGGGKDKKIHSWNSSFENQGTADLPDETGPVRALCQANESLIFVGTTRNAILKGEIGGEFETVVQGHTDELWGLGINPNLGMFATGAHDKRLVVWDMESHKPLWSKTLEDPIQSVGFHPSGNFIAVGLQTGRWMVLDADTHDLVTVHTDGNEQHDIIRYSPDGSHLAVASHDNFIYIYAVEEEGRKYTKVGKCSGHSSFVTHIDWSADGKLLQSNSGDYEMLFWDTETCKQNVNGKDLRDTEWQTYTCVLGYPVIGIWPEGSDGTDVNTVARSHDGSIIATGDDFGKVKLFKSPASHPKTECNAYPGHSSHVTCVDFFPDDHTLISTGGRDMSVLQWKME
- the LOC139972052 gene encoding 77 kDa echinoderm microtubule-associated protein-like isoform X4, coding for MNAYNYLDDLLHNGLDDSLEDEKLTTAGNLEKSTNNNMASSNNSGFYSGGLDDLILKNFDDKDYNLDLSRRVSVLEKRVQDQEDYIVCLKSTMADALRKIAELERMGNSPKGSTQHHGPFRATREVPGFFSTPLPSKPPVPSDSTRSRQKISPTTPETKRRTSSFNNSPQSGDKLGRKWGSTEHEICSIGVKEPQFDPASHCKYNSDENSVRLFLRGRPVTSYIPSSVENYNVKVKGAAPSKTLALDWVYGYRGKDSRFNLHQLPSGEVVYFMAAVVVLHNVEEGVQRHYLGHNDDVKSIAIHPDNVTIATGQVAGHDPEEGMPHVRIWNSVSLNTLHVIGLGVFDRAVCCIGFSKHDGGGHLGAIDDSNEHVLSVWDWAKEKKLCETKSSQDPVVQVEFPPQLENQLISLGKGHIHFWNYSTGKLVRKSGIFEKHDKPKFVLCMTFSAEGDVITGDSNGNIFIWGKGGTRIRQAVPGAHEGPIFSIINLSDGGFLSGGGKDKKIHSWNSSFENQGTADLPDETGPVRALCQANESLIFVGTTRNAILKGEIGGEFETVVQGHTDELWGLGINPNLGMFATGAHDKRLVVWDMESHKPLWSKTLEDPIQSVGFHPSGNFIAVGLQTGRWMVLDADTHDLVTVHTDGNEQHDIIRYSPDGSHLAVASHDNFIYIYAVEEEGRKYTKVGKCSGHSSFVTHIDWSADGKLLQSNSGDYEMLFWDTETCKQNVNGKDLRDTEWQTYTCVLGYPVIGIWPEGSDGTDVNTVARSHDGSIIATGDDFGKVKLFKSPASHPKTECNAYPGHSSHVTCVDFFPDDHTLISTGGRDMSVLQWKME